A single window of Uloborus diversus isolate 005 chromosome 5, Udiv.v.3.1, whole genome shotgun sequence DNA harbors:
- the LOC129222913 gene encoding protein GVQW3-like, translating to MEKTIEQRYAIKFCVKVNKTAKETFDMLQEGYGEACMSYSQAKKWHKAFKESREDVTDEARSGRPSTSKTDNNVSCVRELLNSDRRMSVRLLSDSLNLPKIIVHESVSEELGMRKICAKLVPKVLTDAQKTHRLEVSKEMKKMCRDNPNFLDNVITGDESWIFEYDPETKRQSAEWHTTASPRQKKARASHA from the coding sequence atggaaaaaacgatTGAACAACGCTACGCgataaaattttgtgtcaaagtGAACAAAACTGCCAAGGAAACCTTCGATATGCTTCAGGAGGGTTATGGGGAGGCTTGCATGTCCTATTCGCAGGCAAAAAAGTGGCACAAAGCTTTCAAAGAGAGTCGTGAGGATGTCACCGACGAGGCCCGGTCTGGACGCCCTTCAACCTCGAAAACGGACAACAATGTGAGTTGTGTGCGCGAGTTGTTGAACTCAGACCGCCGAATGAGTGTTCGTTTGTTGTCAGACTCGTTGAACTTGCCGAAAATAATTGTCCACGAGAGTGTGTCGGAAGAATTGGGCATGCGAAAGATTTGCGCAAAACTTGTGCCCAAAGTTTTGACCGATGCTCAAAAAACGCATCGCTTGGAAGTCTCCAAGgagatgaaaaaaatgtgtagggACAACCCTAATTTTTTGGACAACGTCATCACTGGAGATGAGTCATGGATATTCGAGTACGACCCAGAAACGAAAAGACAGAGTGCGGAATGGCACACCACGGCGTCGCCTCGCCAGAAAAAAGCTCGAGCAAGTCACGCGTGA